The nucleotide window TCAAATGCTGTGAGGCCCACAGGACTCTGCCAAACCAGAGGAAGCGAACTGCCGGAGCCAAATTGCACCATAAGCTGCTCTCATTGCAAAAGAGCTTGCATAGCGCTTCTTTATCCTCAAGCACATTCACATGAAATCCTGTAAATATTTTGGACAGTGCACATTTGGTTTTCAAGCAAGAATTTGTGGTCTGAACTtactccaggtgtgtgtgtgtgtgtgtgtgtgtgtgtgtgtgtgtgtgtgtgtgtgtgctttaacAATATTTGGTAACAATGAGAATGAGCATTTTATGATGTTTAATTCTTTGTAGTTTTTGCACTCATAAAATGAAACACCAGAGCTTACGTTATAAATTATATTAAGTTGCAATTTTTATGGATTTAAGCTATTATGGCTCCTGGCACCTTGTAAATTGTAGTATATTGATATCCACCACCCCACCTCACACATGGGACACCAATTTGAGTGAATTTATCTCTGGAAAGTAAAGCTCTATGATCAAACACACGTGCAAACCCCATCCAAGCCATACGCTATAACAACTGAGCATACAGGGTCAGACAAGGGTCACCACCATGATCTGGATTCAGACTCATTCCCTGATTGCATGAAGAACAAGCAAATAGAGCAATAAAACTTGCTAACAATTGTGTACACATGACACACACgctcatgcatacacacacaaagtCACGCTGCGTTCTTGCTGTTATGCATCATTTCTGTTGTAATGATTGGGCTTGATCCAGTAGAAAGGAATCCAAAAGATGACAGAATGCATGCGTTGCCGCTCTGACCCATTGATTTGGGCCATTTAGGATAAACACTCAATTTTATTTGCACATTTCCTCACTGTACTTTAACCAGTGATTAAGCTGGTTGGATATATGGTTAAATTAGTCTGACTGCACATCAGCTACAATCTGACTGCACTTTGGTCACATTGTCACCTGTATACCATCTTTTAGGCCTTTCTGTTCTTCACCTTTACTCGTACTTCTGTCCAACTTATATAACTGTATTTGGAACCGTGTCCAGCTCTGGGGATATATTTACTTAAATGCTTTATTTATGCTTTTTTATGGGTTTGATGGGAATTGTGTGCCTCATTTAACATACAGGAAACGTAATGGGCTTGAGTGCATGATATGTGCTAACAGCAAGTTCACTTTGCAGGCCAGTGTAGTTTGACTCTGGCTTGAAGCTGGGGATGACCAAATTGCTTTTGTGAGAGGATATGAGAAACCGTTTGTACACCTAAGCTCCCCTTTTTAAGGCTCAGTGGACTCTGCTATCATGTGCCCTCTGATAGGACTTTTAATGAGCCGTGATCAGTAATCGGTGGGATTCATTGTCTGTTCGTAGGAAGTGGAACTGTTTGTTTCATACTTTTTCTGTGTTATCTTGTTAGAAGAACGAaaaagtgttttttgtttgtttgtttgtttcttagcTTGGTAGGACATGAAAAATCAGTAACACTTTCTGATTTAAACTTTATCTTTCAGGACAAAACTCTCTCCAATCTCAAGCAGCCTCCCAGCACCACATAGTATTTCCTTAAGGAACCCGTCCTGCATCGGCTCCCAACAAACATGGACTGTTTCCCCATGCTTTATTTTCTGTCGGTAAGTGGACCACACCTAACCAAATTTGCCATCTGACACAGCTGCTTTCTTAGGATTTAAATAGCTATATTTCAGAGAAATGTAAAAGCCTAGgtcattaaaaatatatataataataataataataaatgtgccTTTTTGACTTTTGCTCTGAAAGTTTGATATGTATGGAACGTAGCACTTTGTTTGGCCTTAGTCAGGTCATGCTTGTAGGGATCCTGCTTCTTATCGAGTTAGAGTTTGCTCTGACCCTGAGGCTGCTCCTCAGGAATGGGAATGTATGGCTCTGCAAATTCCATTCAGAAAGAGTTTATCTTCTCGTTTACTAGTGCTTTAAGGATGTTGTTGTAAATAAAAAGAACATAGCCTACGTGATCACTGACCTTTAAACAAGCAAGACAGAGCAATTACTAACAGGATGATTAAAATGTTTTCGCTGGGAATTATAATCCAGGAGCATTAAAATGATTGCGGGTGGTGGTATGGAAAGGTAAACATCTTAAAACATTgtgtcctttttttcttttctccttcTTTCTGTCTTTCCTTTTCCATTTTCTGCTCCTGCTGTCCCTTCCCCCTTTGGTCCATCTCATCCTCAATTGTCCACTAAGAAACAACATGATTCCTGGTAATCGAATGCTGATGGTCATTTTATTATGCCAAGTTGTACTGGGAGAGAGCAGCCATGCTAGTCTAATACCAGAGGAAGGGAAGAAAAAGGCATTGAGCAATCACCCAGGTCAAAGTCATGAACTGCTGCGGGACTTTGAGGCCACACTGCTGCACATGTTTGGCTTGCAGAGGCGGCCGCGGCCCAGCCGCTCAGCAGTGGTGCCCCAGTATCTGCTCGACCTCTATAGGCTGCAGTCAGGAGAAGTAGAAGAGGCTGAAGCTCACAATATCAGCTTTGAATACCCTGAGAAGTCCACTAGCCGAGCCAACACTGTAAGAGCATTCCATCATGACGGTAAGACCCATTTAGGTTATTCTGTGGGCCACTCAAGGAATAAAGAGTATGTTTGTATTGTTGAAAGTGATATTCAAACACTATTCAGAGcaaacacacatatataaatatattttaaaaaacgcTCTACAGCAGTGTACCTCTGTCTTCAATTATGTGGATCTTTTTGAGGGATTGTCCTCAACATGCAATTATCTTTAATGCTACTCTGCAGACTTCTAAATAAAGTCCTGCTGCCAACAGTGTGGGCACTTAAGGCAGACAGAGTGCCCAGGAGCCTTGAAAAAACAAATGCACAGTGCCAAGGTGATAAAGGGGCACCAGCATGGCACCAGGAATACTCATTATTTTGTCTTTTATTGATTTTGTTGGCAATATTTGTTCTCAAATAAGATCATATTAAGGGGCCATATGTGCAGGGATGCTGCAGAGGAGAGTAAATAAAAATACTAGCAATGATGTCTGCCATTGGGAAGGCATTCTTTAGGACCAGTCTCAAATTGGCCTGTCTGGCACACAGAGAGCTCAAGAGAAAAGCAGAATGCTTCGAATCTTGTCGAGAAACAATTCCTATTGCTATCAGTGAAAGACCTCATGCATCCTATCACAAGTAGAAATGTGTGGTGCAAAGTAGTTACTCTGGAAATATACACGAAGTCTTTGAAAGAGCAGATTAGTTATTATGCAAAGAATTCGGTTACAACGGTATTCAACCGGTGTCTATGCCACCCAGTGCCATCTGAGTGGTTAATAATTATTCTTGATGAAAATGATAAACGTTGCCAGTTAACAAACTTCAGATCTAATCAAAAACATACACAGAATAATGAGAACCACCTGGCTGAGATCAGGTCCTGGGTGTGAAATAACATGGCCAAATTGAACAGGATGGCAAGTACAATATTCATTTTTCTACAGAAGAGATCTCGCCAGAAGTCTGCAGATTGAGCAGGGAACATTTGCCTTCCCCTTTGTTTGTTGTGCAGCTACGGCAGAGTAATCAGTCCTGTCTCAGAAGATCTGGGGGAAAGGGGGTGGTTGTGAAGATTGCTGTGATAAAGAAGTATGTAGTTAAATGTAGTTACAGTGTTgaaagtgaatgtgtgtgtatcaATGCACTTTCAATGTCTTTGGCCCCTGCACATATCTGGTTTACTTTAAAATAACCTTCAAATTCCTTTGTAGCATTTAATTGTTTTGGCATTCTGTGGTCTTCTACAAGTGGAGAAACACAAGATTCAGGGATTTTGTTGATAAGGGTTGGGGTATATAACATGAGTGCTGGACAGCAGAATGAGAATGCCGCGAAAGCCTTCAGATtatagattgggggggggggtcttgaTTTGAAATGCTACCCTTACTTGATATGAAGTGATAACCTTAATTGCTCACATGCATAGGATACTGACTTAACCTatgtgctttctttcacctcagaGCACATGGAGCAAGTGCCGTCAGACAGACTGTACAGCAACGAGGCGCCTCTGCGCTTCTTCTTTAACCTCAGCAGCATCCCTGAGGATGAGCTGCTTTCCACAGCAGAACTGCGGCTGTACCGGCAGCAGATTGAGGAGCCTGATTTGGAATCCCAGCATGTGGGAAATGAGGACCTCCATAGGATCAATGTGTACGAGGTGCTGAAGCCGCCACGGCCAGGACAGCTGATCACACGTCTCCTGGACACACGCCTTGTAAGCCACAAAACCACCAGCTGGGAAAGCTTCGACGTGAGTCTGGCTGTGTTACGTTGGACTCACGAGCGGTTGCCAAACTATGGACTCGCTGTCGAGGTTCTGCATCTGAACCAAACACCACGACACCAAGGCAAGCACGTACGCATCAGTCGCTCACTGCACCACACTTCAGAAGAAGACTGG belongs to Neoarius graeffei isolate fNeoGra1 chromosome 11, fNeoGra1.pri, whole genome shotgun sequence and includes:
- the bmp4 gene encoding bone morphogenetic protein 4; amino-acid sequence: MIPGNRMLMVILLCQVVLGESSHASLIPEEGKKKALSNHPGQSHELLRDFEATLLHMFGLQRRPRPSRSAVVPQYLLDLYRLQSGEVEEAEAHNISFEYPEKSTSRANTVRAFHHDEHMEQVPSDRLYSNEAPLRFFFNLSSIPEDELLSTAELRLYRQQIEEPDLESQHVGNEDLHRINVYEVLKPPRPGQLITRLLDTRLVSHKTTSWESFDVSLAVLRWTHERLPNYGLAVEVLHLNQTPRHQGKHVRISRSLHHTSEEDWNQMRPLLVTFGHDGKGHPLTRRTKRSSKQRGRKRNRNCRRHALYVDFSDVGWNDWIVAPPGYQAYYCHGDCPFPLADHLNSTNHAIVQTLVNSLNSNIPKACCVPTELSAISMLYLDETDRVVLKNYQEMVVEGCGCR